In a single window of the Desulfonatronum thiodismutans genome:
- a CDS encoding aspartate aminotransferase family protein has translation MPTITSLAALQEREQRVLCRTYGRYPLAVASASGCTLVDPDGREYLDLLAGIAVCNLGHSHPELLAAMRNQAERLIHVSNLFYQEEQLVLAEKLLATCALDKAFFCNSGAEANEAAIKLARRYMRKVKGREAYEVISLAGSFHGRTLATLTATGQDKVKDGFAPLPEGFQTVPFGEFSALERAVSGKTAAVLLEIIQGEGGVRPLTDDYLAAVQDMCRERGVLLMVDEVQTGMGRSGKFWAHQQAGLRPDVLTTSKALANGLPMGAMLCTDEAALGFEPGSHATTFGGGPVPSMVAAKVIDILLRDDLPGRAASLGELAQGLFREVQAAHPGKIADVRGRGLMLGIELAFPGQDVWRGLLESGFVLNLTQDRVLRLLPPLVITEADLRRFSQALSDILEKTA, from the coding sequence ATGCCTACGATAACTTCTCTTGCCGCGCTCCAGGAGCGCGAACAGCGCGTATTGTGTCGGACCTACGGTCGCTATCCTCTGGCCGTGGCTTCGGCCTCGGGATGTACCCTCGTCGATCCGGACGGACGGGAGTATCTGGACCTGCTGGCCGGAATCGCCGTGTGCAACCTCGGCCATTCCCATCCGGAACTGTTGGCCGCGATGCGGAATCAGGCCGAGCGGCTGATCCATGTCAGCAATCTGTTCTACCAGGAGGAGCAGTTGGTCCTGGCCGAGAAGCTTCTGGCCACCTGCGCCCTGGACAAGGCCTTTTTCTGCAATTCCGGAGCCGAGGCCAACGAGGCGGCCATCAAGCTGGCCCGCCGGTACATGCGCAAGGTCAAGGGCCGCGAGGCCTACGAGGTGATCTCCCTGGCCGGGTCCTTTCATGGCCGGACCCTGGCCACGCTGACGGCCACGGGCCAGGACAAGGTCAAGGACGGCTTCGCGCCTTTGCCGGAGGGGTTTCAGACCGTTCCGTTCGGGGAATTTTCCGCCCTGGAGAGAGCCGTGTCCGGGAAAACCGCGGCCGTGCTCCTGGAGATCATCCAGGGAGAAGGCGGGGTCCGGCCTCTGACCGACGACTACCTGGCAGCGGTTCAGGATATGTGCCGGGAGCGGGGCGTGCTGCTGATGGTGGACGAGGTGCAGACCGGGATGGGGCGCAGCGGGAAATTCTGGGCCCACCAACAGGCCGGGCTTCGACCGGATGTTCTGACCACCTCCAAGGCCTTGGCCAACGGCCTGCCCATGGGGGCGATGCTCTGCACCGACGAGGCGGCCCTGGGGTTTGAGCCGGGCAGCCACGCCACCACCTTCGGCGGCGGGCCGGTCCCGTCCATGGTGGCCGCCAAGGTGATCGACATCCTGCTCCGGGACGATCTGCCCGGCAGGGCCGCGAGCCTTGGAGAGTTGGCCCAGGGCCTGTTCCGCGAGGTTCAGGCGGCCCATCCGGGCAAGATCGCCGACGTGCGCGGTCGCGGCCTGATGCTGGGCATCGAACTGGCTTTTCCCGGTCAGGACGTCTGGCGTGGGCTTCTGGAATCGGGTTTCGTCCTGAACCTGACCCAGGACCGGGTGCTCCGCCTTCTTCCGCCGTTGGTAATCACGGAGGCGGATTTGCGACGGTTCAGTCAAGCCTTGAGTGATATTCTGGAAAAAACGGCCTGA
- a CDS encoding chemotaxis protein CheX, translated as MSIEIAKSFIKATTEVLSTMAMITPVAGKPYVKKDIMAKGDVTGVIGLTGDKTGTISVTFTQKCALAVVKNMLGDDIQDVIQDTKDAVGEITNMVSGKSRQLLAETGLTIQSATPTVIMGKGHTIHHISSEPIMAIPFTTDHGEFTVEFCFQ; from the coding sequence ATGAGCATAGAAATCGCCAAGTCCTTCATCAAGGCAACAACGGAAGTCTTGTCCACCATGGCCATGATCACCCCCGTGGCGGGCAAACCGTACGTCAAGAAGGACATCATGGCTAAAGGCGATGTTACCGGAGTGATCGGCCTGACCGGAGACAAAACAGGGACCATATCCGTTACCTTCACCCAAAAATGTGCGCTTGCGGTGGTCAAAAACATGTTGGGAGACGACATCCAGGACGTCATCCAGGACACCAAGGACGCCGTAGGTGAAATCACGAACATGGTTTCCGGCAAGTCCCGTCAACTTCTGGCCGAGACCGGATTGACCATCCAATCGGCCACGCCCACGGTGATCATGGGCAAAGGCCACACCATTCACCACATCTCCTCCGAGCCGATCATGGCCATCCCGTTCACCACGGATCATGGTGAGTTCACTGTTGAGTTTTGTTTTCAATGA
- a CDS encoding [protein-PII] uridylyltransferase family protein, which translates to MRSTLAEGLVPPDFPVRLSRLTDRYFQDRVSEILAQSTEDTSRILSDPFVVLGVGGYGRESLCPYSDLDVLVLYQDSVPETAGPFCRELFLPLWDLGLELGHGVRCLQECLALAQEDHKTFTAFLSTRFLAGSHSLMQRFAEAFIELAAHHDLALLADIAIATDSHGGQGRSVKHGSSPDESAREGPGELPGGLSEELSGGARKRNADFFFDLATENLLEPNTKTSPGGLRDYHRLLWLAVPRLAPGQDRITTQPVGPFSEADVLQLERDVTFLLQTRTALHLTVGRKADVLHLELQPRVARLLGFEGNNAGLAVELFLSKLHKAMERIRSMYLAVLRTIRGLERPPSLSWLDKEAHQGIVLAADGLTFARAFPPRHLPPGKQVMALFTAMGQNGLPLSWTVREAVASACTSLLQDVGERFETLQELTAILMAPGGVQAGRDLLASGVLGALIPELGRVQDRIQFDAYHLRPLGAHTVETLGWLNRWNKKGVEEQTSRKGERRSLLAGDILQRLPGGVTSLVLGALLHDIGKGAPDHAATGAEMATRILERFQVPEPIARETTFLVREHLLLFKTATRKDLHDEQVVAACAERVGDEARLDRLFLLSMADARATGPKAWNEWTASLLQDLYFKIRKLFTHGPLSEPQAMERVEKVREEVRHLSLGRDVPKKLDDKPDNDLDELLRKIPLRYLLTTPPGTIVRHIHLVARLAREVAEERIRIPGGRGGLGHATVEAADLPEFGCHEVTFAVMDQPGIFPVLCGSLALHEVNVLAAEVVTWPDGVVLTLFKIQDPPDPLHLEELAFRLKQAVKYAMTGKLFLDYRLEEKRRSRLNVKIIPHALPPMVRIDNEGNDFSTQVEVIADDRPGCLYQIADAFERLQVRVHHAKIATQADRIADTFDVRDNLGQKITDPAHLREIQNALLFALQSGPEPTKNLQTHSPRKS; encoded by the coding sequence TTGCGGTCCACTTTGGCCGAAGGCCTGGTCCCGCCTGATTTTCCAGTGCGCTTGTCCCGGCTTACGGACCGCTACTTCCAGGACAGAGTTTCGGAAATCCTGGCGCAATCCACTGAGGATACAAGCCGGATTCTCTCTGATCCCTTTGTCGTGCTGGGCGTGGGAGGATATGGCCGGGAATCTCTGTGCCCCTATTCCGATCTGGACGTGCTGGTGTTGTACCAAGATAGCGTGCCTGAAACGGCCGGCCCTTTTTGCCGGGAACTCTTTCTCCCGCTCTGGGATCTGGGGTTGGAACTGGGACACGGGGTTCGCTGCCTCCAGGAATGTCTCGCCCTGGCCCAGGAGGATCACAAGACCTTCACCGCCTTCCTTTCGACGCGGTTTCTGGCCGGAAGCCACTCATTGATGCAGCGGTTCGCCGAGGCCTTTATTGAGCTGGCCGCGCACCACGATCTCGCACTCCTGGCTGATATAGCCATCGCCACCGATAGTCATGGTGGTCAGGGCAGGAGTGTTAAGCATGGTTCCAGTCCGGACGAGTCCGCACGGGAAGGTCCTGGGGAACTCCCAGGTGGACTCTCGGAGGAACTCTCGGGCGGGGCTCGAAAACGAAACGCTGATTTCTTTTTCGACCTTGCGACGGAAAATCTCCTGGAACCCAACACCAAGACCAGCCCCGGCGGCCTTCGGGACTACCACCGTCTGCTCTGGCTGGCGGTCCCGCGCTTGGCCCCTGGCCAGGACCGAATAACCACTCAACCGGTAGGCCCATTCTCTGAGGCGGATGTTCTCCAGTTGGAACGGGACGTGACCTTTCTGCTCCAAACCCGAACGGCTCTGCACTTGACGGTTGGCCGCAAGGCGGACGTGCTGCACCTGGAATTGCAACCCCGTGTCGCCCGTCTCCTGGGATTCGAAGGAAACAACGCCGGTTTGGCCGTGGAGTTGTTTCTGAGCAAACTGCACAAGGCAATGGAGCGCATCAGGTCCATGTACCTGGCGGTTCTGCGTACCATCCGCGGCCTGGAACGCCCTCCATCCCTCTCTTGGCTGGACAAGGAAGCCCACCAGGGCATCGTCCTGGCCGCCGACGGACTGACCTTTGCCCGTGCTTTCCCTCCTCGACACCTCCCGCCTGGAAAACAGGTCATGGCCCTGTTCACCGCGATGGGGCAAAACGGCCTGCCGCTGTCCTGGACGGTTCGCGAGGCGGTGGCTTCCGCCTGTACCTCCCTGCTTCAGGACGTGGGAGAACGTTTCGAGACCCTCCAGGAACTGACGGCCATCCTGATGGCTCCCGGCGGCGTTCAGGCTGGACGCGACCTGCTCGCATCCGGCGTACTGGGTGCCCTGATCCCGGAACTAGGCCGGGTCCAGGACCGGATTCAATTCGATGCCTATCATCTGCGTCCTTTGGGAGCGCATACCGTGGAAACCCTGGGCTGGCTGAACAGGTGGAACAAGAAGGGCGTGGAGGAGCAAACCTCCCGGAAAGGGGAGCGAAGGTCGTTGTTGGCGGGAGACATACTGCAGCGCCTCCCAGGGGGCGTCACGTCTTTGGTCCTGGGGGCGTTGCTGCACGACATCGGCAAGGGCGCGCCCGACCATGCCGCGACCGGGGCGGAAATGGCCACGAGAATCCTGGAACGCTTTCAGGTTCCGGAGCCAATTGCCCGAGAAACTACGTTCCTGGTCCGTGAACATCTGCTGCTGTTCAAGACCGCCACCCGCAAGGATCTGCACGACGAACAGGTGGTGGCCGCCTGCGCCGAGCGCGTCGGCGACGAGGCGCGGCTGGATCGCCTGTTCCTGCTCAGCATGGCCGATGCCCGGGCCACCGGCCCCAAGGCCTGGAACGAGTGGACCGCGTCCCTGCTCCAGGACCTCTATTTCAAAATCCGCAAGCTCTTCACCCATGGCCCGCTGTCCGAACCCCAAGCCATGGAGCGGGTCGAAAAAGTTCGAGAAGAGGTCAGACACCTTTCCTTGGGACGCGACGTCCCGAAAAAACTGGATGACAAACCGGATAACGACCTGGATGAACTCCTGCGCAAAATACCCTTACGTTACCTGCTGACCACCCCGCCCGGCACCATCGTTCGCCACATCCACCTTGTCGCCCGGCTTGCCCGGGAGGTGGCCGAGGAGAGAATACGCATTCCCGGAGGACGCGGCGGCCTGGGGCACGCTACCGTGGAAGCGGCGGACCTCCCGGAATTTGGGTGCCATGAAGTGACCTTCGCCGTCATGGACCAGCCCGGTATTTTTCCGGTGCTCTGCGGCTCTCTGGCCTTGCACGAAGTGAACGTCCTGGCCGCGGAGGTGGTTACCTGGCCCGACGGCGTGGTGCTCACCCTGTTCAAAATTCAGGACCCGCCGGACCCTTTGCACCTGGAAGAACTGGCCTTCCGCCTCAAACAAGCGGTCAAGTACGCCATGACCGGCAAACTTTTTCTGGACTACCGCCTGGAGGAAAAACGCCGTTCTCGGTTGAACGTCAAAATCATCCCTCATGCATTGCCGCCAATGGTCCGAATCGACAACGAGGGCAACGATTTTTCCACCCAAGTTGAGGTCATCGCCGACGACCGCCCCGGCTGCCTCTACCAGATCGCCGATGCTTTCGAGCGCCTCCAGGTCCGGGTCCATCACGCTAAAATCGCCACCCAGGCCGACCGCATCGCCGACACCTTCGACGTCCGGGACAATTTGGGTCAAAAAATCACCGACCCCGCCCACCTCCGGGAAATCCAAAACGCCCTGCTTTTCGCGCTTCAAAGCGGGCCCGAACCGACCAAGAACCTTCAAACCCACTCACCACGAAAAAGTTGA
- a CDS encoding penicillin-binding protein 1A, translating into MRKLLIIGLTLMLFLTLAGVGGLVGLYVWASRDLPSFKKITDYNPPLVTTVLARDGEEVLGYFFNERRFLVESTDLPPHVIQSFLAAEDSNFYHHEGIDISGILRSLIRNIQARGIVQGGSTITQQVIKSLLLTPERSYERKLKEAILAYRLERYLTKDEILTIYLNQIFFGAGAYGIEAAARTYFNKHAHELDLAEVALLAGLPKAPSLNNPLRNAAGARSRQVYVLDRLLALGWISPDDYSTALEQQLVFDSGSDPSWRRGAWYLEEVRRDLIAKYGEEKVYTGGLKVRTAVDLRHQIAAEQAMRSELTALGKRQGWRGPIERLTGAAADVFLQDQHVNLDALLNGDWIRVLATDVRTDGAYVRFGPYHGWLDVATMGWARTPNPARAPEDVPPIRDAQRVLEVGDVVWASLLPMENESLDELDLELEAESAEQADSIAQTLLGRRWELALEQEPTVEGALASIDPLTGDVLALVGGYSFQRSHFNRATQAVRQPGSTFKPIVYSAALDHGYTAASIVMDAPIVFTDAATSDTWKPENFEGRFYGPTMLRTALVKSRNLVTIRVAQSVGITNIIQRARELGLQGDFSPDLSVSLGSIPVNLVDMCQAFSAFARDGSTVEPRTIISVHTAWGQPLLENEVHASPAISAQNAYIITNMLEEAVRDGTGRRARALGRPVAGKTGTTNNHHDAWFIGYTPYLLTGVYVGFDQLAPLGRLETGSRAALPAWLAYRQEVESMYPTQNFSPPPGLIMARVDAESGLLAGPAWVGPTYLLPFVAGTQPQQVASSRTNDGAGRPSSEEDLLRQIF; encoded by the coding sequence ATGCGCAAACTGCTGATCATTGGCCTTACTCTGATGCTTTTTCTGACCCTGGCAGGGGTCGGAGGCCTCGTCGGACTCTATGTCTGGGCCTCGCGGGACCTGCCCAGCTTCAAAAAAATCACCGACTACAACCCGCCTTTGGTGACCACGGTCCTGGCTCGGGACGGCGAGGAAGTCCTGGGATATTTTTTCAATGAACGTCGTTTCCTGGTGGAGTCCACGGACTTGCCGCCCCACGTCATCCAGAGCTTCCTGGCCGCCGAGGACAGCAATTTCTATCACCATGAGGGCATTGACATTTCCGGAATCCTGCGCTCCCTGATTCGCAACATCCAGGCCAGGGGCATTGTCCAAGGCGGAAGCACCATCACCCAGCAGGTGATCAAGTCCCTGTTGCTCACCCCGGAACGCAGCTATGAGCGCAAGCTCAAGGAAGCAATTCTGGCCTACCGGTTGGAGCGCTACCTGACCAAGGATGAAATCCTGACCATCTATCTAAACCAGATATTTTTCGGAGCCGGGGCCTACGGCATCGAAGCCGCGGCCAGGACCTACTTCAACAAACACGCCCATGAGCTGGATTTGGCAGAGGTAGCCCTGCTGGCCGGTCTGCCCAAGGCGCCTTCCTTGAACAATCCGTTACGCAACGCCGCCGGGGCCAGATCCAGGCAAGTCTATGTGTTGGATCGCCTGCTAGCCCTGGGATGGATTTCTCCGGACGATTACTCGACTGCCCTGGAACAACAATTGGTCTTTGACAGCGGAAGCGATCCTTCCTGGCGGCGCGGTGCTTGGTATCTGGAGGAAGTCCGTCGGGATCTGATCGCCAAGTACGGAGAGGAAAAGGTCTACACCGGAGGACTGAAAGTCAGGACCGCGGTGGACCTACGCCATCAGATCGCGGCGGAACAGGCCATGCGCTCCGAGCTGACCGCTCTGGGCAAGCGCCAAGGCTGGCGCGGTCCTATCGAACGCCTGACCGGCGCGGCGGCGGATGTTTTTTTACAGGATCAGCATGTGAACTTGGACGCGTTGCTGAACGGAGATTGGATTCGGGTCCTGGCCACGGACGTGCGCACCGATGGCGCGTATGTCCGCTTTGGTCCGTATCATGGATGGCTGGACGTCGCGACCATGGGCTGGGCACGAACTCCAAACCCGGCCCGAGCTCCGGAAGATGTTCCGCCGATCCGGGACGCTCAACGCGTCTTGGAGGTCGGCGATGTTGTGTGGGCCTCGCTGCTTCCCATGGAGAACGAAAGCCTGGACGAACTGGACCTGGAGTTGGAAGCGGAGAGCGCCGAGCAGGCCGATAGTATCGCCCAGACCTTACTGGGCAGAAGGTGGGAACTGGCCCTGGAGCAGGAGCCCACCGTGGAAGGCGCCCTGGCCTCCATTGATCCCTTGACCGGCGACGTTCTGGCCTTGGTCGGCGGTTACAGCTTTCAGCGCAGCCATTTCAACCGGGCCACCCAGGCCGTGCGCCAGCCCGGCTCCACGTTCAAGCCCATCGTCTACTCCGCGGCCCTGGACCACGGCTACACGGCGGCATCCATCGTCATGGACGCGCCCATCGTCTTTACCGACGCCGCTACCAGCGACACTTGGAAACCGGAAAACTTTGAAGGCCGATTTTACGGCCCGACCATGCTCCGGACCGCTCTGGTCAAATCCAGAAACCTGGTCACCATCCGGGTGGCCCAGTCCGTGGGCATCACCAACATCATCCAGCGGGCGCGGGAACTCGGCCTGCAGGGCGACTTCAGTCCCGATCTCTCCGTCAGTCTCGGTTCCATCCCGGTCAATCTGGTCGATATGTGCCAAGCCTTCTCCGCCTTTGCCCGGGACGGCTCCACAGTCGAGCCTCGAACCATTATCTCCGTGCATACGGCCTGGGGTCAGCCGCTGTTGGAAAATGAAGTCCACGCCTCTCCAGCAATATCCGCCCAAAACGCGTACATTATCACCAACATGTTGGAGGAGGCGGTACGCGACGGCACCGGACGTCGGGCCCGCGCCCTGGGACGCCCGGTGGCCGGAAAGACCGGCACGACCAACAACCACCACGACGCTTGGTTCATCGGCTACACCCCGTATCTGCTGACCGGGGTATACGTTGGTTTTGACCAACTCGCCCCCCTGGGCCGCCTGGAAACCGGTTCGCGGGCCGCGCTACCGGCTTGGCTGGCCTACCGGCAAGAGGTGGAAAGCATGTATCCCACGCAAAATTTCTCCCCTCCCCCCGGGCTGATCATGGCTCGGGTCGACGCTGAAAGTGGTCTGTTGGCCGGACCGGCCTGGGTAGGGCCAACCTACCTGCTGCCCTTTGTTGCCGGAACCCAGCCCCAGCAGGTTGCCAGCTCGCGAACGAACGACGGAGCAGGGCGACCGAGTTCGGAAGAAGACTTGCTGCGGCAAATATTTTAG
- a CDS encoding Uma2 family endonuclease, with the protein MGRPQPVETISIQEYLSGELESDLRHEYIDGAVYAMVGTSDRHGLIALNIATALRPHVRGTPCQLFMSDMKVRIQLQGKTIFYYPDLVLSCDPKDRQPYFRTSPCLIVEVLSASTRRVDQQEKLATYITIPSLREYVLIDQDRELVQVHRQSESWVGQNMTSGSVLFACLNVELPLELIYEDVPLPGPGIDVLRDHDALEYGGEAEAPLPHH; encoded by the coding sequence ATGGGCAGACCGCAACCCGTCGAGACCATCAGCATTCAGGAATATCTGTCCGGTGAATTGGAAAGCGATCTCCGCCACGAGTATATCGACGGCGCGGTCTACGCCATGGTCGGCACCAGCGACAGGCATGGGCTGATCGCCCTCAATATCGCTACGGCCCTGCGGCCTCACGTCCGGGGCACACCCTGCCAACTCTTCATGTCGGACATGAAGGTCCGCATCCAGCTTCAAGGCAAAACCATCTTCTATTATCCGGACCTCGTCCTGTCCTGCGACCCGAAGGACCGGCAACCCTACTTCCGAACCAGCCCGTGCCTGATCGTCGAGGTCCTCTCTGCTTCCACACGCAGAGTAGATCAGCAGGAAAAACTGGCCACCTACATCACCATCCCCAGCCTGCGGGAATACGTGCTCATCGATCAGGACCGCGAGTTAGTCCAGGTGCATCGCCAGTCGGAGAGCTGGGTCGGCCAAAACATGACCTCGGGATCGGTCCTGTTCGCATGCCTGAACGTGGAACTGCCGCTGGAGCTGATTTACGAAGACGTCCCGCTTCCGGGTCCAGGCATTGACGTCCTCCGGGACCACGACGCTCTGGAGTATGGCGGAGAAGCTGAGGCCCCGCTCCCCCACCATTGA
- a CDS encoding KpsF/GutQ family sugar-phosphate isomerase — translation MTQIPPQTPYQALSQPSSQEASDRDWLALGREVLDVEIAGLVAVRDDLGRGFLDALETLAECSGRVVVIGLGKSGLVGRKIAATLSSTGTPAFFLHPVEGAHGDLGMIRPEDVALAISNSGETDELNVILPTLRSLGVRVVALTKNERSSLAGLSDIVVKVVVPKEACPLGLAPTASTTAALAVGDALAVCLIHWKRFDACAFRRCHPGGTLGQRLRLLIQDVMHRENLPIVRSGVALAQTLTVLNSGGLGTVAVVDDQGRLSGILTDGDVRRMVCQERLDPTASVDSVMTKSPRSVYPDQTAALALDVMESAAITVLPVVDAEGLLQGMVHLHDLLGKGGVKFAG, via the coding sequence ATGACTCAGATTCCGCCCCAGACTCCATATCAAGCCCTATCTCAACCCTCATCCCAAGAAGCATCGGACCGCGACTGGCTGGCCCTGGGCCGCGAAGTCCTGGACGTGGAGATTGCCGGTCTGGTCGCCGTGCGCGACGACCTGGGCCGGGGCTTTCTGGACGCCCTGGAGACCCTGGCCGAATGCTCCGGGCGAGTCGTGGTCATCGGCCTGGGCAAGTCCGGTCTGGTGGGCCGCAAGATCGCGGCCACCCTGAGCAGTACCGGCACTCCGGCCTTTTTTCTGCACCCCGTGGAAGGCGCCCACGGCGACCTGGGCATGATTCGTCCCGAAGACGTGGCTCTGGCCATTTCCAACAGTGGCGAAACCGACGAGCTGAACGTCATTCTGCCCACCTTGCGCTCTCTTGGGGTGCGCGTCGTAGCCCTGACCAAGAACGAGCGCTCTTCCCTGGCCGGGCTGAGCGACATCGTGGTCAAGGTCGTCGTGCCCAAGGAAGCCTGCCCCCTGGGCCTGGCCCCCACGGCCAGCACCACCGCGGCCCTGGCCGTGGGCGATGCCTTGGCCGTCTGTCTGATCCACTGGAAACGCTTCGACGCCTGCGCTTTTCGGCGTTGCCACCCGGGCGGCACCCTGGGGCAACGATTGCGGCTGCTGATCCAGGATGTCATGCACCGGGAAAACCTTCCGATAGTCCGCTCAGGAGTAGCCCTGGCCCAAACCCTGACCGTGCTGAACTCCGGTGGCCTGGGCACCGTGGCCGTGGTGGACGATCAAGGCCGCCTCTCGGGCATTCTCACGGACGGCGACGTTCGACGCATGGTCTGTCAGGAACGACTGGACCCTACGGCTTCGGTGGATTCGGTGATGACCAAATCTCCACGCAGCGTCTATCCGGACCAGACAGCGGCACTGGCCTTGGACGTCATGGAATCCGCGGCCATTACCGTCCTCCCCGTGGTGGACGCCGAAGGCCTCCTCCAAGGTATGGTCCATCTGCACGACTTGCTTGGCAAGGGGGGCGTCAAGTTCGCCGGATAA
- the dut gene encoding dUTP diphosphatase, with protein MHSIPVDIRVLSSLWSHSDLRAATPGSCGLDLMACFTEEQRVLLPGERTAVPSGLAIDIRRPGIAGFVYSRSGLGTKQGLVVSQGVGVIDPDYRGEIIVSLLNTSGEERIITRGQRIAQLIFQPYFQAEFTVREELTATQRGAGGFGHTG; from the coding sequence ATGCATTCCATTCCAGTCGATATTCGCGTTCTCAGCTCGCTGTGGTCCCATTCCGATCTTCGGGCTGCGACGCCGGGGTCTTGCGGACTGGATCTGATGGCCTGTTTTACCGAAGAACAGCGGGTCTTGCTTCCGGGAGAACGCACGGCGGTTCCGAGCGGTCTGGCCATAGACATCCGCCGACCGGGAATCGCCGGGTTCGTGTACTCCCGCAGCGGCCTGGGCACGAAGCAGGGCTTGGTGGTTAGCCAGGGCGTGGGGGTGATCGATCCGGACTACCGCGGCGAGATCATCGTCTCTCTGCTGAACACCTCCGGCGAGGAGCGGATCATCACCCGTGGCCAGCGTATTGCCCAGCTCATATTTCAGCCTTATTTTCAAGCCGAATTCACGGTTCGGGAAGAACTGACCGCCACCCAGCGCGGGGCTGGCGGGTTCGGGCATACGGGATGA
- a CDS encoding YkgJ family cysteine cluster protein encodes MTTQAAPVDICAQCAGQFPTCCRIVPGREASCIPISPEERLRLESHASKPGIPACVEEPNSEGFLRAVHKLFPGRREIIQKLFPSRGTHFRLSVTVDGSCIFLDKNGCVLTVEHRPYYCRLYPFWFIHSQLFTLTSPECLAVNTCSTTSGLLALFKTDTSALRTLHDSLLTAWGLFADEARRK; translated from the coding sequence ATGACTACGCAGGCCGCGCCAGTCGATATATGTGCACAGTGCGCCGGACAATTTCCGACCTGCTGCCGCATCGTTCCCGGAAGGGAGGCCTCCTGCATCCCCATCAGCCCGGAAGAACGCTTGCGGCTGGAGTCTCACGCCTCGAAACCTGGTATTCCGGCATGCGTCGAGGAGCCCAATTCCGAAGGCTTTTTGCGGGCCGTGCATAAACTGTTTCCTGGTCGCCGCGAAATTATCCAGAAGCTCTTTCCATCCCGAGGCACCCACTTTCGTTTGTCTGTAACCGTTGATGGGAGTTGTATTTTCCTCGACAAAAACGGCTGTGTTTTGACCGTGGAGCACCGCCCCTATTATTGCCGACTCTACCCTTTCTGGTTTATTCATTCCCAATTGTTCACGTTGACCTCGCCGGAATGCTTGGCCGTGAACACCTGTTCGACAACCTCGGGGCTGCTCGCCCTGTTCAAGACCGATACATCCGCCCTGCGCACCCTGCACGATTCCTTGCTGACCGCCTGGGGGCTTTTCGCGGATGAGGCGAGACGGAAATAA
- a CDS encoding D-alanyl-D-alanine carboxypeptidase family protein yields the protein MRLLRISFFFFLFLILATSVHARLEISPPSELTARNYFLMDARSGATLAEKDADQRVEPASLTKIMTAYLVFRELQAGKLTLDEEVPVSEQAWRTGMTGASRMYIDVGSHVTVEDLIRGMIVQSGNDACVALAERIAGTEAAFVDLMNAQALALGMNDTRFQNSHGLPSEQTQYTSARDIVTLARKLIINFPEYYGYYSERSFTYNDITQHNRNLLLGRDPSVDGVKTGWTSAAGYNLVTSAKRDDMRLVAVVMGIEASSSREGGLARADQSQALLNWGFRQFETATIQQPGEILVEPRLWFGAETRLPVGVETTFYASIPRGSRENLRLELALQELIEAPVEIGHPVGELRVYLQGDLIAEHPLVALRTVNKGGIFRYLLDTILRWFQ from the coding sequence ATGCGACTGCTCCGTATTTCTTTCTTTTTTTTCCTTTTCCTGATTCTGGCCACGTCGGTCCACGCCCGCCTGGAGATCAGCCCTCCCTCCGAACTGACGGCCCGCAACTATTTTCTCATGGACGCCCGCAGCGGCGCGACCCTGGCGGAAAAAGACGCCGATCAGCGCGTGGAGCCGGCCAGCCTGACCAAGATCATGACCGCCTACCTGGTCTTTCGCGAGCTGCAAGCCGGGAAGCTGACCCTGGACGAGGAAGTTCCGGTCAGCGAACAAGCTTGGCGCACCGGAATGACCGGAGCGTCCCGGATGTACATCGACGTGGGCAGCCACGTCACCGTGGAGGACCTGATCCGGGGGATGATCGTCCAGTCCGGCAACGACGCCTGTGTGGCCCTGGCCGAACGGATCGCCGGAACCGAAGCGGCCTTCGTGGACTTGATGAACGCCCAGGCCCTGGCCCTGGGCATGAACGACACCCGGTTCCAGAACAGCCACGGTCTACCCAGCGAACAGACGCAGTACACCTCGGCCCGGGACATCGTCACCCTGGCCAGAAAGCTGATCATCAACTTCCCGGAATATTACGGCTACTACTCGGAACGCAGCTTCACCTACAACGACATCACCCAGCACAACCGCAACCTGCTTCTCGGCCGGGACCCCTCGGTGGACGGCGTGAAAACCGGCTGGACCTCAGCAGCGGGATACAATCTGGTGACTTCGGCCAAGCGCGACGACATGCGGTTGGTAGCCGTGGTCATGGGCATCGAGGCTTCCAGCTCCCGAGAAGGAGGCTTGGCACGGGCGGATCAATCGCAAGCCTTGCTGAACTGGGGGTTTCGACAGTTTGAAACCGCGACTATCCAACAACCCGGAGAAATTCTCGTTGAGCCTCGACTATGGTTCGGAGCTGAGACCCGCCTGCCCGTGGGCGTCGAAACAACGTTTTATGCCTCCATACCCAGAGGCAGCCGGGAAAACCTTCGCCTGGAGTTAGCTCTTCAGGAATTAATCGAAGCTCCGGTGGAAATCGGTCACCCCGTGGGCGAGCTGCGAGTTTATCTCCAAGGCGACCTGATCGCCGAGCACCCCCTGGTGGCGTTGCGCACCGTAAACAAGGGCGGCATCTTCCGCTATCTTCTGGACACGATTCTGCGCTGGTTTCAGTAA